In Elaeis guineensis isolate ETL-2024a chromosome 1, EG11, whole genome shotgun sequence, a genomic segment contains:
- the LOC105039802 gene encoding cyclin-L1-1 isoform X1, with protein sequence MEPSFSLRKERMIYTAIDTFYLTDEQLNKSPSRKDGIDEATETTLRIYGCDLIQESGILLRLPQAVMATGQVLFHRFYCKKSFARFSVKRVAASCVWLASKLEESPRKAKHVLIVFHRMECRRENLPIEHLDVSSKKYADLKNDLIKTERHLLKEMGFICHVEHPHKFISNYLATLGAPPELRQEAWNLANDSLRTTLCVRFKSEVVACGVVYAAARRFQVPLPENPPWWLVFDADQAGIEEVCRVLSHLYTLPKAQYIPVYKDNDSFTSRNKTPDPQAQFRKESPINGNINDTGTPKANPDASSSKDALIKAALDKLKESKKTDDDAKSVAAEVDAKEDPVEKVKDENKSDANLERNRDRERERSKARDRDNRGRDSDRDSRGRDSDRDREREKELERERDKERRHRSKDKGSGHSEKSRRHSSRDRSEYHSSHSSREKDRHRHHPYS encoded by the exons ATGGAGCCTTCTTTTTCCCTCCGAAAAGAAAG AATGATATACACTGCGATCGATACCTTCTACCTCACCGATGAACAGTTGAACAAATCCCCATCGAGGAAGGATGGGATTGATGAGGCTACGGAGACCACTCTTCGGATATATGGATGTGATCTCATACAAGAGAGTGGCATTCTACTCAGATT ACCACAAGCAGTAATGGCCACGGGGCAGGTTTTATTCCATCGGTTTTACTGCAAGAAGTCTTTTGCTCGCTTCAGTGTTAAA AGAGTTGCAGCGAGCTGTGTTTGGCTGGCTTCGAAATTGGAGGAGAGCCCGAGAAAAGCAAAGCATGTGCTTATTGTCTTTCATAGAATGGAATGCAGAAGGGAAAATTTGCCGATAGAGCATTTGGATGTCTCCTCTAAG AAATATGCAGACTTGAAGAATGACTTGATCAAGACAGAGCGGCATTTGTTAAAGGAAATGGGTTTCATATGTCATGTTGAACACCCTCACAAGTTTATATCAAACTACCTTGCGACGCTTGGAGCCCCTCCTGAATTGAGGCAGGAAGCTTGGAATCTAGCCAATGATAG TTTGCGCACAACCCTATGTGTTCGGTTCAAGAGTGAGGTCGTAGCATGTGGAGTTGTATATGCAGCAGCTCGCCGGTTCCAGGTCCCCCTTCCTGAAAACCCGCCTTGGTGGTTAGTCTTCGATGCAGATCAGGCTGGGATTGAGGAAGTTTGTAGGGTTCTTTCACACCTCTATACTCTTCCCAAGGCACAGTATATTCCAGTTTATAAAGATAATGATTCTTTCACTTCGAGAAATAAGACTCCAGACCCTCAAGCTCAATTTCGAAAG GAAAGTCCGATTAATGGTAACATTAATGATACCGGTACTCCCAAGGCGAATCCAGATGCTAGTTCATCCAAGGatgcattgattaaagcagcccTAGACAAATTGAAGGAATCTAAGAAAACTGATGATGATGCTAAATCTGTTGCTGCTGAAGTGGATGCTAAAGAAGATCCCGTGGAGAAAGTGAAGGATGAGAACAAATCAGATGCCAACCTTGAAAGGAATCGGGACAGAGAAAGAGAAAGGTCGAAGGCTAGGGACCGTGATAACAGGGGAAGAGACTCTGATCGTGATAGTAGGGGTAGAGACTCTGACAGGGATAGGGAGCGGGAGAAAGAGCTAGAACGGGAAAGAGATAAAGAACGTAGACACCGTTCCAAGGACAAGGGCTCAG GACATTCAGAAAAATCAAGGCGTCATTCATCACGAG aTCGCAGTGAATACCATAGCTCGCACTCATCTCGTGAGAAAGATCGCCACAGACACCACCCATATAGTTGA
- the LOC105039802 gene encoding cyclin-L1-1 isoform X2, producing MIYTAIDTFYLTDEQLNKSPSRKDGIDEATETTLRIYGCDLIQESGILLRLPQAVMATGQVLFHRFYCKKSFARFSVKRVAASCVWLASKLEESPRKAKHVLIVFHRMECRRENLPIEHLDVSSKKYADLKNDLIKTERHLLKEMGFICHVEHPHKFISNYLATLGAPPELRQEAWNLANDSLRTTLCVRFKSEVVACGVVYAAARRFQVPLPENPPWWLVFDADQAGIEEVCRVLSHLYTLPKAQYIPVYKDNDSFTSRNKTPDPQAQFRKESPINGNINDTGTPKANPDASSSKDALIKAALDKLKESKKTDDDAKSVAAEVDAKEDPVEKVKDENKSDANLERNRDRERERSKARDRDNRGRDSDRDSRGRDSDRDREREKELERERDKERRHRSKDKGSGHSEKSRRHSSRDRSEYHSSHSSREKDRHRHHPYS from the exons ATGATATACACTGCGATCGATACCTTCTACCTCACCGATGAACAGTTGAACAAATCCCCATCGAGGAAGGATGGGATTGATGAGGCTACGGAGACCACTCTTCGGATATATGGATGTGATCTCATACAAGAGAGTGGCATTCTACTCAGATT ACCACAAGCAGTAATGGCCACGGGGCAGGTTTTATTCCATCGGTTTTACTGCAAGAAGTCTTTTGCTCGCTTCAGTGTTAAA AGAGTTGCAGCGAGCTGTGTTTGGCTGGCTTCGAAATTGGAGGAGAGCCCGAGAAAAGCAAAGCATGTGCTTATTGTCTTTCATAGAATGGAATGCAGAAGGGAAAATTTGCCGATAGAGCATTTGGATGTCTCCTCTAAG AAATATGCAGACTTGAAGAATGACTTGATCAAGACAGAGCGGCATTTGTTAAAGGAAATGGGTTTCATATGTCATGTTGAACACCCTCACAAGTTTATATCAAACTACCTTGCGACGCTTGGAGCCCCTCCTGAATTGAGGCAGGAAGCTTGGAATCTAGCCAATGATAG TTTGCGCACAACCCTATGTGTTCGGTTCAAGAGTGAGGTCGTAGCATGTGGAGTTGTATATGCAGCAGCTCGCCGGTTCCAGGTCCCCCTTCCTGAAAACCCGCCTTGGTGGTTAGTCTTCGATGCAGATCAGGCTGGGATTGAGGAAGTTTGTAGGGTTCTTTCACACCTCTATACTCTTCCCAAGGCACAGTATATTCCAGTTTATAAAGATAATGATTCTTTCACTTCGAGAAATAAGACTCCAGACCCTCAAGCTCAATTTCGAAAG GAAAGTCCGATTAATGGTAACATTAATGATACCGGTACTCCCAAGGCGAATCCAGATGCTAGTTCATCCAAGGatgcattgattaaagcagcccTAGACAAATTGAAGGAATCTAAGAAAACTGATGATGATGCTAAATCTGTTGCTGCTGAAGTGGATGCTAAAGAAGATCCCGTGGAGAAAGTGAAGGATGAGAACAAATCAGATGCCAACCTTGAAAGGAATCGGGACAGAGAAAGAGAAAGGTCGAAGGCTAGGGACCGTGATAACAGGGGAAGAGACTCTGATCGTGATAGTAGGGGTAGAGACTCTGACAGGGATAGGGAGCGGGAGAAAGAGCTAGAACGGGAAAGAGATAAAGAACGTAGACACCGTTCCAAGGACAAGGGCTCAG GACATTCAGAAAAATCAAGGCGTCATTCATCACGAG aTCGCAGTGAATACCATAGCTCGCACTCATCTCGTGAGAAAGATCGCCACAGACACCACCCATATAGTTGA
- the LOC105039801 gene encoding sister-chromatid cohesion protein 3 isoform X2 produces MENAAVASETSVRHPKRGRVLESSDGAPSKSSGSVGEKLDQSPTDGDQGSGGDGSFDGLDDPAPKAKRKRGAAVRAAGWREDQSLIDIIKSNGKLINHAVKQWVERYEADPKSAMVEILMMLFEACGAKYQLDAGSLDETNVDDVVVALVEIAKKGKVEDYYNSKQKDLKNFKENLASFWDNLVLECQNGPLFDEVLFEKCMDYVTALSCTPPRIYRQVASLIGLQLVTSFITVAKTLSAQRETTQRQLNAEKKKRNDGPRVESLNKRLSLTHDKIKVAEKMMRTIFTGSFMHRYRDVDAEIRMSCIKSLGIWIVSYPSLFLQDSYLKYLGWTLNDKSAVVRKSSVLALQSLYEVDDNVPLLSTFTDRFCNRMIELADDIDISVAVSAIGLLKQLLRHQLLPDDELGPLYDLLIDEPPMIRRAIGELVYDHLIAQKGGDSESSEVHLGRMLQILREFPDDPILSAYVIDDVWDDMKAMKDWKCIISMLLDENPMIELTDVDATNLVRLLYASARKAVGEKIVPATDNRKQYYTKAQKEALENSRREITGAMMKNYPQLLHKYIADKAKISPLVEIVSLLKLELYSLKRQEQNFKAILELITDAFFKHGKKDALRSCIKAITFCSTESQADLQDYAQNKLKNLENEVIVKLKSAMKDVAAGDDEYSLLVNLKRLYELQLTKFVSSDGLYEDMANILRDLNDMDNEVKSFLLLNMYLHVAWCLQSLDGENPPEASVSALLLKRNTLFEQLEYFTETLPEVQKEGRSWGVLSSRVCIILAEMWCLFKKSKYSSTRLESLGYCPDLPFLQKFWKLCEQQLNISAETEDEDANEEYIEETNRDAVMIAAAKLVATDALPKDYLAPVIISHFVMHGTSIMEIIKHLITVLKKTANDDIPAIFLEALKRAYQRHVVDLSMSDNESLASKSYSDCKDLATRLSATFMGAARNKHKLEILKIVKAGISFAFEDSPKQLSFLEGGVLPFVSKLPTSDVLDILKDVEKRSENVNTDEDPSGWRPYYNFVEHLHEKYVKNDALQDEKEGNTAKRRGRPRKARNLQGKKLFEGHTSSEEDSISESDQNDQDEEDEERQPLIHAFRSSASKLRSMRVSQQDGDGQAGTSRTKGSNV; encoded by the exons ATGGAGAACGCCGCCGTCGCCTCGGAGACGTCCGTTCGCCACCCG AAGAGGGGTAGGGTTTTGGAGTCCTCTGATGGAGCGCCGAGCAAATCGAGCGGCTCGGTCGGAGAGAAGCTCGACCAGAGCCCTACTGATGGGGACCAGGGGTCCGGCGGTGATGGATCGTTCGACGGCCTCGACGATCCTGCCCCCAAGGCTAAGAGGAAGCGCGGGGCTGCAGTTCGGGCCGCCGGATGGAGGGAAGATCAGAGCTTGATCG ACATTATTAAATCTAATGGGAAGCTAATAAACCATGCTGTCAAACAATGGGTTGAGCGGTACGAAGCAGATCCCAAATCTGCAATGGTTGAGATTCTAATGATGCTGTTTGAG GCCTGTGGCGCCAAGTACCAACTTGATGCGGGTTCCCTTGATGAGACTAATGTGGATGATGTAGTTGTGGCTCTTGTTGAAATAGCTAAAAAA GGTAAAGTGGAAGATTATTACAACTCAAAACAAAAAGACCTCAAAAACTTTAAGGAAAATCTTGCATCATTTTGGGACAATTTGGTTCTTGAATGTCAGAATGGACCATTATTTGATGAGGTCTTGTTTGAGAAATGCATGGATTATGTAACTGCATTGTCATG TACTCCTCCAAGGATCTACCGTCAAGTGGCCTCATTGATTGGCCTCCAACTTGTCACTTCCTTTATAACTGTAGCTAAAACACTTAGTGCGCAGCGTGAAACAACTCAAAGACAGTTGAATGCTGAAAAGAAGAAACGGAATGATGGACCTCGTGTGGAGTCTCTCAACAAAAGGTTATCTCTGACTCATGATAAGATAAAAGTGGCAGAAAAGATGATGCGCACAATATTTACAGG GTCATTTATGCACAGATACCGAGATGTTGATGCAGAAATCCGGAtgtcatgcatcaaatctcttggTATCTGGATTGTATCATATCCATCACTTTTCTTGCAGGATTCATACTTAAAATATCTAGGCTGGACACTAAATGACAAG AGTGCTGTGGTGAGAAAATCTTCGGTCCTTGCTCTGCAAAGTCTGTATGAGGTGGATGATAATGTGCCATTGCTTTCGACTTTTACTGATAGATTTTGCAACAGAATGATTGAGCTTGCTGATGACATCGATATTTCTGTGGCTGTGTCAGCCATAGGACTTCTGAAACAACTACTGAG ACATCAGCTTCTACCAGATGATGAATTGGGACCTTTATATGATTTGCTTATTGATGAACCACCGATGATTAGGCGTGCCATTGGAGAATTAGTATATGATCACTTGATTGCACAAAAAG GTGGAGATAGCGAGTCCTCTGAGGTTCACCTGGGAAGAATGTTACAAATTTTACGAGAATTTCCTGATGATCCAATCCTAAgtgcatatgtcattgatgatgTTTGGGATGACATGAAGGCCATGAAA GATTGGAAGTGCatcatctctatgctccttgATGAGAATCCAATGATTGAACTTACTGATGTTGATGCAACCAACCTGGTTCGACTGCTTTATGCCTCTGCCAGAAAAGCTGTTGGAGAAAAGATTGTTCCTGCTACAGACAATCGAAAGCAGTATTATACTAAAGCTCAGAAG GAAGCATTGGAAAATAGTAGACGAGAAATAACTGGTGCCATGATGAAGAACTATCCGCAGCTTTTACACAAATATATAGCTGACAAAGCAAAGATCTCACCTTTGGTTGAGATTGTATCGCTTTTGAAACTTGAGCTTTATTCTTTGAAAAGGCAGGAGCAG AATTTTAAGGCTATTCTGGAACTCATAACTGATGCTTTCTTCAAACATGGCAAGAAGGATGCTTTGAGATCGTGTATTAAGGCTATCACTTTTTGTTCTACTGAAAGTCAAGCTGACCTGCAAGATTATGCACAAAATAAACTGAAGAATCTTGAAAATGAGGTGATAGTAAAGCTAAAATCTGCGATGAAGGATGTAGCG GCGGGTGATGATGAGTACTCCCTTCTGGTTAATTTGAAGCGGCTCTATGAGCTTCAACTGACAAAATTTGTTTCAAGTGATGGCTTATATGAAGATATGGCCAACATCCTCAGGGATCTGAACGATATGGATAATGAG GTAAAAAGCTTTCTTCTTCTCAACATGTATCTGCATGTAGCATGGTGTCTGCAGTCTCTGGATGGTGAAAATCCTCCAGAAGCATCTGTTAGTGCACTTTTGTTAAAGCGAAATACCTTATTTGAACAACTAGAATACTTCACCGAGACCCTGCCTGAAGTTCAAAAGGAGGGAAGAAGTTGGGGTGTGCTTTCCTCAAGA GTCTGTATCATACTAGCAGAGATGTGGTGTCTATTCAAAAAGTCAAAGTACTCTTCTACAAGGCTGGAAAGTTTAGGATATTGTCCAGATTTGCCTTTCCTACAAAAATTCTGGAAGCTTTGTGAACAGCAGCTGAATATTTCAG CTGAGACTGAAGACGAAGATGCAAATGAAGAATACATTGAAGAGACCAACCGAGATGCAGTTATGATTGCAGCTGCAAAGTTGGTAGCCACTGATGCACTTCCTAAG GATTATCTTGCTCCAGTGATTATTTCACACTTTGTGATGCATGGAACAAGCATTATGGAAATAATCAAGCATCTGATTACAGTTCTAAAGAAAACTGCCAATGATGACATCCCTGCTATTTTTCTAGAGGCATTAAAAAGG GCCTATCAGCGGCATGTAGTAGATCTTTCCATGAGTGATAATGAATCCTTGGCAAGCAAGTCCTATTCAGATTGTAAGGATCTGGCTACCCGGCTCTCGGCGACATTCATGGGTGCAGCTCGCAACAAGCATAAATTGGAGATCCTAAAAATAGTCAAGGCTGGTATTTCATTTGCTTTTGAGGATTCTCCGAAGCAGTTGTCATTTTTGGAGGGAGGTGTCCTCCCATTTGTGTCAAAACTACCCACATCTGATGTCCTAGACAT CCTGAAAGATGTTGAGAAGAGATCAGAGAATGTAAACACAGATGAAGATCCCAGTGGCTGGCGCCCCTACTATAACTTTGTTGAGCACTTACACGAGAAATACGTGaagaatgatgctttgcaag atgaaaaagaagggaatacCGCAAAACGCAGGGGCCGTCCAAGGAAGGCAAGAAATCTGCAGGGCAAGAAACTTTTTGAGGGGCATACTTCCAGTGAAGAAGATTCTATCAGTGAATCAGATCAAAATGATcaagatgaagaagatgaagaaagacAGCCTCTAATACACGCATTTAGGTCTTCTGCATCCAAGCTGAGATCAATGAGAGTTTCACAGCAGGACGGCGATGGTCAAGCAGGAACTTCTAGGACTAAAG GAAGCAATGTCTGA
- the LOC105039801 gene encoding sister-chromatid cohesion protein 3 isoform X1 yields MENAAVASETSVRHPKRGRVLESSDGAPSKSSGSVGEKLDQSPTDGDQGSGGDGSFDGLDDPAPKAKRKRGAAVRAAGWREDQSLIDIIKSNGKLINHAVKQWVERYEADPKSAMVEILMMLFEACGAKYQLDAGSLDETNVDDVVVALVEIAKKGKVEDYYNSKQKDLKNFKENLASFWDNLVLECQNGPLFDEVLFEKCMDYVTALSCTPPRIYRQVASLIGLQLVTSFITVAKTLSAQRETTQRQLNAEKKKRNDGPRVESLNKRLSLTHDKIKVAEKMMRTIFTGSFMHRYRDVDAEIRMSCIKSLGIWIVSYPSLFLQDSYLKYLGWTLNDKSAVVRKSSVLALQSLYEVDDNVPLLSTFTDRFCNRMIELADDIDISVAVSAIGLLKQLLRHQLLPDDELGPLYDLLIDEPPMIRRAIGELVYDHLIAQKGKNSQLGLNLYFFVCVLLGQFNSRFIDMPIISPGGDSESSEVHLGRMLQILREFPDDPILSAYVIDDVWDDMKAMKDWKCIISMLLDENPMIELTDVDATNLVRLLYASARKAVGEKIVPATDNRKQYYTKAQKEALENSRREITGAMMKNYPQLLHKYIADKAKISPLVEIVSLLKLELYSLKRQEQNFKAILELITDAFFKHGKKDALRSCIKAITFCSTESQADLQDYAQNKLKNLENEVIVKLKSAMKDVAAGDDEYSLLVNLKRLYELQLTKFVSSDGLYEDMANILRDLNDMDNEVKSFLLLNMYLHVAWCLQSLDGENPPEASVSALLLKRNTLFEQLEYFTETLPEVQKEGRSWGVLSSRVCIILAEMWCLFKKSKYSSTRLESLGYCPDLPFLQKFWKLCEQQLNISAETEDEDANEEYIEETNRDAVMIAAAKLVATDALPKDYLAPVIISHFVMHGTSIMEIIKHLITVLKKTANDDIPAIFLEALKRAYQRHVVDLSMSDNESLASKSYSDCKDLATRLSATFMGAARNKHKLEILKIVKAGISFAFEDSPKQLSFLEGGVLPFVSKLPTSDVLDILKDVEKRSENVNTDEDPSGWRPYYNFVEHLHEKYVKNDALQDEKEGNTAKRRGRPRKARNLQGKKLFEGHTSSEEDSISESDQNDQDEEDEERQPLIHAFRSSASKLRSMRVSQQDGDGQAGTSRTKGSNV; encoded by the exons ATGGAGAACGCCGCCGTCGCCTCGGAGACGTCCGTTCGCCACCCG AAGAGGGGTAGGGTTTTGGAGTCCTCTGATGGAGCGCCGAGCAAATCGAGCGGCTCGGTCGGAGAGAAGCTCGACCAGAGCCCTACTGATGGGGACCAGGGGTCCGGCGGTGATGGATCGTTCGACGGCCTCGACGATCCTGCCCCCAAGGCTAAGAGGAAGCGCGGGGCTGCAGTTCGGGCCGCCGGATGGAGGGAAGATCAGAGCTTGATCG ACATTATTAAATCTAATGGGAAGCTAATAAACCATGCTGTCAAACAATGGGTTGAGCGGTACGAAGCAGATCCCAAATCTGCAATGGTTGAGATTCTAATGATGCTGTTTGAG GCCTGTGGCGCCAAGTACCAACTTGATGCGGGTTCCCTTGATGAGACTAATGTGGATGATGTAGTTGTGGCTCTTGTTGAAATAGCTAAAAAA GGTAAAGTGGAAGATTATTACAACTCAAAACAAAAAGACCTCAAAAACTTTAAGGAAAATCTTGCATCATTTTGGGACAATTTGGTTCTTGAATGTCAGAATGGACCATTATTTGATGAGGTCTTGTTTGAGAAATGCATGGATTATGTAACTGCATTGTCATG TACTCCTCCAAGGATCTACCGTCAAGTGGCCTCATTGATTGGCCTCCAACTTGTCACTTCCTTTATAACTGTAGCTAAAACACTTAGTGCGCAGCGTGAAACAACTCAAAGACAGTTGAATGCTGAAAAGAAGAAACGGAATGATGGACCTCGTGTGGAGTCTCTCAACAAAAGGTTATCTCTGACTCATGATAAGATAAAAGTGGCAGAAAAGATGATGCGCACAATATTTACAGG GTCATTTATGCACAGATACCGAGATGTTGATGCAGAAATCCGGAtgtcatgcatcaaatctcttggTATCTGGATTGTATCATATCCATCACTTTTCTTGCAGGATTCATACTTAAAATATCTAGGCTGGACACTAAATGACAAG AGTGCTGTGGTGAGAAAATCTTCGGTCCTTGCTCTGCAAAGTCTGTATGAGGTGGATGATAATGTGCCATTGCTTTCGACTTTTACTGATAGATTTTGCAACAGAATGATTGAGCTTGCTGATGACATCGATATTTCTGTGGCTGTGTCAGCCATAGGACTTCTGAAACAACTACTGAG ACATCAGCTTCTACCAGATGATGAATTGGGACCTTTATATGATTTGCTTATTGATGAACCACCGATGATTAGGCGTGCCATTGGAGAATTAGTATATGATCACTTGATTGCACAAAAAGGTAAAAATTCCCAATTAGGactgaatttatatttttttgtgtgtgtgttacTTGGTCAATTTAATTCAAGATTCATTGATATGCCAATCATATCTCCAGGTGGAGATAGCGAGTCCTCTGAGGTTCACCTGGGAAGAATGTTACAAATTTTACGAGAATTTCCTGATGATCCAATCCTAAgtgcatatgtcattgatgatgTTTGGGATGACATGAAGGCCATGAAA GATTGGAAGTGCatcatctctatgctccttgATGAGAATCCAATGATTGAACTTACTGATGTTGATGCAACCAACCTGGTTCGACTGCTTTATGCCTCTGCCAGAAAAGCTGTTGGAGAAAAGATTGTTCCTGCTACAGACAATCGAAAGCAGTATTATACTAAAGCTCAGAAG GAAGCATTGGAAAATAGTAGACGAGAAATAACTGGTGCCATGATGAAGAACTATCCGCAGCTTTTACACAAATATATAGCTGACAAAGCAAAGATCTCACCTTTGGTTGAGATTGTATCGCTTTTGAAACTTGAGCTTTATTCTTTGAAAAGGCAGGAGCAG AATTTTAAGGCTATTCTGGAACTCATAACTGATGCTTTCTTCAAACATGGCAAGAAGGATGCTTTGAGATCGTGTATTAAGGCTATCACTTTTTGTTCTACTGAAAGTCAAGCTGACCTGCAAGATTATGCACAAAATAAACTGAAGAATCTTGAAAATGAGGTGATAGTAAAGCTAAAATCTGCGATGAAGGATGTAGCG GCGGGTGATGATGAGTACTCCCTTCTGGTTAATTTGAAGCGGCTCTATGAGCTTCAACTGACAAAATTTGTTTCAAGTGATGGCTTATATGAAGATATGGCCAACATCCTCAGGGATCTGAACGATATGGATAATGAG GTAAAAAGCTTTCTTCTTCTCAACATGTATCTGCATGTAGCATGGTGTCTGCAGTCTCTGGATGGTGAAAATCCTCCAGAAGCATCTGTTAGTGCACTTTTGTTAAAGCGAAATACCTTATTTGAACAACTAGAATACTTCACCGAGACCCTGCCTGAAGTTCAAAAGGAGGGAAGAAGTTGGGGTGTGCTTTCCTCAAGA GTCTGTATCATACTAGCAGAGATGTGGTGTCTATTCAAAAAGTCAAAGTACTCTTCTACAAGGCTGGAAAGTTTAGGATATTGTCCAGATTTGCCTTTCCTACAAAAATTCTGGAAGCTTTGTGAACAGCAGCTGAATATTTCAG CTGAGACTGAAGACGAAGATGCAAATGAAGAATACATTGAAGAGACCAACCGAGATGCAGTTATGATTGCAGCTGCAAAGTTGGTAGCCACTGATGCACTTCCTAAG GATTATCTTGCTCCAGTGATTATTTCACACTTTGTGATGCATGGAACAAGCATTATGGAAATAATCAAGCATCTGATTACAGTTCTAAAGAAAACTGCCAATGATGACATCCCTGCTATTTTTCTAGAGGCATTAAAAAGG GCCTATCAGCGGCATGTAGTAGATCTTTCCATGAGTGATAATGAATCCTTGGCAAGCAAGTCCTATTCAGATTGTAAGGATCTGGCTACCCGGCTCTCGGCGACATTCATGGGTGCAGCTCGCAACAAGCATAAATTGGAGATCCTAAAAATAGTCAAGGCTGGTATTTCATTTGCTTTTGAGGATTCTCCGAAGCAGTTGTCATTTTTGGAGGGAGGTGTCCTCCCATTTGTGTCAAAACTACCCACATCTGATGTCCTAGACAT CCTGAAAGATGTTGAGAAGAGATCAGAGAATGTAAACACAGATGAAGATCCCAGTGGCTGGCGCCCCTACTATAACTTTGTTGAGCACTTACACGAGAAATACGTGaagaatgatgctttgcaag atgaaaaagaagggaatacCGCAAAACGCAGGGGCCGTCCAAGGAAGGCAAGAAATCTGCAGGGCAAGAAACTTTTTGAGGGGCATACTTCCAGTGAAGAAGATTCTATCAGTGAATCAGATCAAAATGATcaagatgaagaagatgaagaaagacAGCCTCTAATACACGCATTTAGGTCTTCTGCATCCAAGCTGAGATCAATGAGAGTTTCACAGCAGGACGGCGATGGTCAAGCAGGAACTTCTAGGACTAAAG GAAGCAATGTCTGA